In one window of Frigoriglobus tundricola DNA:
- a CDS encoding DUF1592 domain-containing protein, whose translation MSVALPTRSGSYYAPLVLAAVVVLGASDARAADPYQDKVLPFLDTYCVQCHSKQKPSGDLDLTRFTSAAKIVEDFRQWEHVVTFLKKEEMPPAKSKQPSAELRAEMITTLEKVLLAEARKFAGDPGVVPPRRLTNAEYDYTIRDLTGHDIRPAKAFPVDPASGEGFNNTGEALTMSPNLFKKYYAAGERVADHALLTTTGLRFAPHQAVTFADRQKYYERAIIRFYEAHAVDYETYFTALWLYQHRPAAQRATTVEQWAARRGLSPKYSRSLWDALSDQTPDPFVIGWLRQQWTALPAPQNPADPTASEVQPAVRALTAEIQKLSRDLCPRETPPIVADAGNAPIDHLARRRKTADTRDTFDASAKDTPRFASEYRDVTRSTKIRVVVQARGLGAKADGHLIINGTFTTNDPTTDKVKKWSLRSVLAAHAPDQLEKLGFGKHPLGGTLDADAFALAVPAVLELDIPTAAFPLKGRGSVTFSADCTLVGSTAGAALVRVLDRKPAAGDPKGLARPLVDPKNATRYEESGAAFCRLFPSRFFYVDATRGLSAGFHLIEGFFRDDVPLCRSVLSDAEKRELDQLWSELEFATGIWEKMLRGFVFFERSERNFLKHPDFDSFKEEDPDLVKDETLVRFKEVYLKRASVKLTGDDLAKHPISVFFESVRAGLKWQAATLQRAQPIYLNDLLGLAERAYRRPLTDGERRKLETFFTDVCGDKDHGTESAVRASIVRVLVSPHFCMRFDPTPVGESVAPLSDLALASRLSYFIWSGPPDDELLALAKAGKLHNEVVLRDQVRRMVKDPKVSRFALEFFGQWLGYRDFLTQEAVNRQVFPAFDDALKNAMFEEPTRLVTYLIQNDKPITGLLDSDLTFVNKKLAAHYGLPFNGGADEWDRVTGLHAAGRGGVLGMGVFLTKNSQPQRTSPVKRGFWVVHKVLGEHIPPPPPDVAVLPAKETDTNGKTIRQLLKMHVEDAKCARCHQRFDPIGIAMEGFDPIGRSRAKDLAGRPIDNVVALPSGRETRGVPEFGAYLATSRKADFNRTLAHKFLGYALGRSLQLSDQPLLEQMEAELAKDGSKLSAVFELVATSPQFRTQRCKDFSPTKFRTDTIRRPE comes from the coding sequence GCCCGCGCGGCCGATCCGTATCAGGACAAGGTACTACCGTTCCTCGACACCTACTGCGTACAGTGCCACTCGAAGCAGAAACCGAGCGGCGACCTCGATCTCACCCGGTTCACATCGGCCGCGAAGATCGTTGAGGACTTCCGGCAATGGGAACACGTCGTCACGTTCCTCAAGAAAGAGGAAATGCCGCCCGCCAAGTCCAAGCAACCTTCGGCCGAACTGCGGGCCGAGATGATCACGACCCTTGAGAAGGTTCTGCTCGCGGAAGCGCGCAAGTTCGCCGGCGATCCGGGCGTGGTACCGCCGCGCCGGCTCACCAACGCCGAGTACGACTACACGATCCGCGATCTCACGGGGCATGACATCCGGCCGGCGAAGGCGTTCCCGGTCGATCCGGCCTCCGGCGAGGGGTTCAATAACACCGGCGAGGCGCTGACGATGTCGCCGAACCTGTTCAAGAAATACTACGCGGCCGGCGAACGGGTTGCGGACCACGCGCTCCTCACCACAACGGGGCTGAGGTTCGCCCCGCACCAGGCCGTTACGTTCGCCGACCGTCAGAAGTACTACGAACGGGCCATCATCCGCTTTTACGAGGCGCACGCGGTCGATTACGAGACGTATTTCACCGCACTATGGCTCTACCAGCACCGGCCCGCGGCGCAGCGGGCAACCACAGTCGAACAGTGGGCCGCGCGGCGCGGCCTGAGTCCGAAATACTCCCGCTCGTTATGGGACGCTCTCTCGGATCAAACGCCGGACCCATTCGTAATCGGCTGGCTCCGCCAGCAGTGGACCGCCCTGCCCGCGCCGCAGAACCCCGCCGACCCGACCGCGTCCGAGGTGCAACCCGCGGTTCGGGCGCTGACCGCAGAAATCCAAAAGCTCAGCCGCGACCTGTGCCCGCGTGAAACGCCGCCGATCGTGGCGGACGCCGGTAACGCGCCGATCGACCACCTCGCCCGGCGCCGCAAGACCGCGGACACGCGCGACACGTTCGACGCGTCCGCGAAGGACACGCCCCGGTTCGCGTCCGAGTACCGGGACGTCACGCGCAGTACGAAGATCCGGGTCGTTGTTCAGGCGCGCGGCCTGGGTGCGAAAGCCGATGGCCACCTCATCATCAACGGCACGTTCACCACGAACGACCCGACCACCGACAAGGTCAAGAAGTGGTCGCTCCGCAGCGTCCTCGCGGCCCACGCCCCGGACCAACTGGAGAAACTCGGGTTCGGCAAGCACCCGCTCGGGGGAACGCTCGACGCGGACGCCTTCGCCCTCGCGGTCCCCGCGGTGCTGGAACTCGACATTCCCACCGCGGCGTTCCCGCTCAAGGGACGAGGGAGCGTGACCTTCTCCGCCGACTGCACGCTCGTCGGCTCGACCGCCGGCGCAGCACTGGTGCGCGTCCTGGACCGCAAGCCGGCCGCCGGCGACCCAAAGGGCCTCGCCCGCCCGCTGGTGGACCCGAAGAACGCAACCCGATACGAGGAATCGGGCGCGGCGTTCTGCCGGCTGTTCCCGAGCCGGTTCTTCTACGTCGATGCCACCCGCGGCCTGTCGGCCGGGTTCCACCTGATCGAAGGCTTTTTCCGCGACGACGTGCCACTGTGCCGCTCGGTGCTGAGCGATGCGGAAAAACGCGAACTCGATCAACTCTGGTCGGAACTCGAGTTCGCGACGGGCATCTGGGAAAAGATGCTCCGGGGGTTCGTGTTCTTCGAACGGTCGGAGCGGAACTTCCTCAAGCACCCCGATTTCGATTCGTTCAAAGAAGAAGACCCGGATCTCGTGAAGGACGAAACGCTCGTCCGCTTCAAGGAGGTCTACCTCAAGCGCGCCAGCGTGAAGCTGACCGGCGACGACCTCGCCAAGCACCCCATCAGCGTGTTCTTCGAGAGCGTGCGGGCCGGGTTGAAGTGGCAGGCGGCCACGCTCCAGCGCGCGCAGCCGATCTATTTGAACGACCTGCTCGGCCTCGCCGAACGCGCGTACCGCCGGCCACTGACTGATGGCGAGCGGCGGAAGCTCGAAACCTTTTTCACCGACGTGTGCGGCGACAAGGACCACGGCACCGAGTCCGCCGTGCGGGCGTCGATCGTGCGCGTGCTGGTGTCGCCGCACTTCTGTATGCGGTTCGACCCGACCCCGGTAGGCGAGTCCGTCGCGCCACTCTCTGATCTCGCGCTCGCGTCGCGACTGAGTTACTTCATCTGGTCCGGGCCGCCGGACGACGAGCTGCTCGCGCTCGCGAAAGCCGGCAAGCTGCACAACGAGGTCGTCCTCCGTGACCAGGTCCGGCGGATGGTAAAAGATCCCAAGGTGAGCCGCTTCGCGCTGGAGTTCTTCGGGCAGTGGCTCGGCTATCGCGACTTTCTGACGCAGGAGGCGGTGAACCGGCAGGTGTTCCCCGCGTTCGACGACGCACTGAAGAACGCGATGTTCGAGGAACCGACGCGGCTCGTCACGTACCTCATCCAGAACGACAAACCCATCACGGGGCTCCTCGATAGTGACCTCACCTTCGTAAACAAGAAGCTCGCGGCACACTACGGGTTACCGTTCAATGGCGGCGCCGACGAGTGGGACCGGGTGACCGGCCTGCACGCCGCCGGGCGCGGCGGGGTGCTGGGCATGGGCGTGTTCCTGACGAAGAACTCGCAGCCGCAGCGCACCAGCCCCGTCAAGCGCGGGTTCTGGGTCGTCCACAAGGTCCTCGGTGAACACATTCCGCCGCCCCCGCCCGACGTCGCGGTGCTCCCGGCCAAGGAGACCGACACCAACGGCAAGACGATCCGCCAGCTCCTGAAAATGCACGTGGAGGACGCGAAGTGCGCCCGGTGCCACCAGCGGTTCGACCCGATCGGCATCGCGATGGAGGGCTTCGACCCGATCGGCCGGAGCCGGGCCAAAGACCTCGCGGGGCGCCCCATTGATAACGTGGTCGCGCTCCCGAGTGGCAGGGAGACCCGCGGCGTGCCGGAATTTGGCGCCTACCTCGCAACGAGCCGTAAAGCCGATTTCAACAGAACGCTCGCCCACAAGTTCCTCGGCTACGCGCTCGGCCGCTCGCTCCAGTTGTCCGACCAGCCGCTCCTGGAGCAGATGGAGGCCGAACTGGCGAAGGACGGCTCCAAGCTTTCCGCGGTGTTCGAACTGGTAGCCACCAGCCCGCAGTTCCGCACGCAGCGGTGCAAAGATTTCTCACCGACCAAATTCCGTACCGACACGATCCGGAGGCCAGAATGA